One segment of Yersinia kristensenii DNA contains the following:
- the typA gene encoding ribosome-dependent GTPase TypA: MIENLRNIAIIAHVDHGKTTLVDKLLQQSGTFGERTEATERVMDSNDLEKERGITILAKNTAIKWKDYRINIVDTPGHADFGGEVERVMSMVDSVLLVVDAMDGPMPQTRFVTKKAFANGLKPIVVINKVDRPGARPDWVVDQVFDLFVNLDATDEQLDFPIIYASALMGIAGEDHNDMAADMTPLYQAIVDHVSAPQVELEAPFQMQISQLDYNNYVGVIGIGRIKRGKVKPNQQVTIIDSEGKTRNGKVGKVLTHMGLERIEATEAEAGDIVAITGLGELNISDTICDVNAVEALPALSVDEPTVTMYFCVNTSPFCGKEGKYVTSRQILDRLNKELIHNVALRVEETEDSDAFRVSGRGELHLSVLIENMRREGFELAVSRPKVINRVIDGRNQEPFESVTLDIEEQHQGSVMQAMGERKGDVKDMVPDGKGRIRLDYMIPSRGLIGFRTEFMTMTSGTGLLYSTFSHYDDVRPGEIGQRQNGVLISNGQGKAVAFALFKLQDRGKLFIGHGTEVYEGQIIGIHSRSNDLTVNCLTGKQLTNMRASGTDEATTLVPFLKKTLEQALEFIDDDELVEVTPQSIRIRKRHLTENDRKRAGRGPKEG; this comes from the coding sequence GTGATCGAGAATCTGCGTAACATCGCCATTATTGCGCACGTTGACCATGGGAAAACTACCCTGGTTGATAAGTTGCTACAACAATCTGGTACTTTCGGTGAACGTACTGAAGCAACTGAACGTGTAATGGACTCCAACGATTTGGAGAAAGAGCGTGGGATAACTATCCTCGCGAAAAATACTGCCATTAAATGGAAAGACTACCGCATCAACATCGTGGATACTCCAGGACACGCCGATTTCGGCGGTGAAGTTGAGCGTGTAATGTCTATGGTTGACTCTGTGCTGCTGGTCGTCGACGCAATGGATGGCCCGATGCCGCAGACCCGTTTCGTGACCAAAAAAGCTTTTGCTAACGGTCTGAAACCAATCGTGGTAATCAACAAAGTTGACCGTCCGGGCGCACGTCCTGACTGGGTTGTGGATCAGGTGTTTGACCTGTTCGTCAACCTGGATGCAACTGACGAACAACTGGACTTCCCTATCATTTATGCATCAGCATTGATGGGTATTGCGGGTGAAGACCACAATGATATGGCGGCAGACATGACTCCGTTGTATCAAGCTATCGTTGACCATGTATCTGCACCACAAGTTGAGCTTGAAGCTCCGTTCCAGATGCAGATCTCTCAGCTGGATTACAACAACTATGTTGGTGTTATCGGCATCGGTCGTATCAAACGCGGTAAAGTTAAGCCAAACCAGCAAGTCACTATCATTGATAGTGAAGGTAAGACGCGTAACGGTAAAGTCGGTAAAGTTCTGACTCACATGGGTCTGGAGCGTATCGAAGCTACCGAAGCTGAAGCTGGCGACATCGTGGCTATCACCGGTCTGGGTGAGTTGAACATCTCCGACACTATCTGTGACGTTAATGCTGTTGAAGCATTGCCAGCACTGTCTGTTGATGAACCCACCGTTACCATGTATTTCTGCGTTAACACCTCTCCGTTCTGTGGTAAAGAAGGTAAGTATGTGACTTCACGTCAAATTCTTGACCGTCTGAACAAAGAGCTGATTCATAACGTAGCATTGCGTGTTGAAGAAACTGAAGATTCTGATGCGTTCCGCGTATCTGGCCGTGGTGAGCTTCACCTGTCGGTTCTGATCGAAAACATGCGTCGCGAAGGTTTCGAGCTGGCTGTATCTCGTCCTAAAGTAATCAACCGTGTTATCGACGGCCGCAATCAAGAACCATTTGAAAGCGTAACTTTGGATATCGAAGAACAGCACCAGGGTTCAGTCATGCAAGCCATGGGTGAACGTAAAGGCGATGTGAAGGACATGGTTCCGGACGGCAAAGGTCGTATTCGTCTGGATTATATGATCCCAAGCCGTGGCCTGATTGGCTTCCGTACTGAATTCATGACCATGACTTCAGGTACTGGTCTGCTGTACTCCACATTCAGTCATTATGATGATGTGCGTCCAGGCGAGATCGGCCAACGTCAAAACGGCGTGCTGATTTCTAACGGTCAGGGTAAAGCTGTTGCGTTTGCATTGTTCAAACTGCAAGACCGCGGCAAACTGTTCATCGGTCACGGTACAGAAGTGTATGAAGGCCAAATCATCGGTATTCACTCACGTTCTAATGACCTGACTGTAAACTGTTTGACTGGTAAGCAGCTGACCAACATGCGTGCATCGGGTACTGACGAAGCAACCACTCTGGTTCCTTTCCTGAAGAAAACTCTGGAACAGGCTCTGGAATTCATTGATGACGATGAATTGGTTGAAGTTACCCCGCAATCGATCCGTATCCGTAAGCGCCATTTGACGGAAAACGATCGTAAGCGTGCAGGTCGTGGTCCTAAAGAAGGTTAA
- the yihX gene encoding glucose-1-phosphatase: MLYIFDLGNVIVDIDFKRVLGVWSKLSSVPLATLSERFTMGDVFQQHERGEISDEDFARQLSDEMGLSLSFEQFAEGWQAVFVALRPEVIAIMQKLRAEGHRVVVLSNTNRLHCNYWPQHYPEVAAAADHLYLSQDLGMRKPEARIYQHVLSAENIPAEQAVFFDDVEANIVAARIEGITGIHVTDRKVIPAYFS; the protein is encoded by the coding sequence ATGCTGTATATCTTTGATCTAGGGAATGTGATTGTTGATATCGACTTCAAACGTGTGTTGGGCGTATGGAGTAAATTAAGCAGTGTCCCGTTGGCGACACTGAGTGAGCGCTTTACGATGGGAGATGTCTTCCAGCAGCATGAGCGCGGTGAAATCAGCGATGAGGATTTTGCCCGCCAGCTGAGTGACGAGATGGGGCTATCGTTGAGTTTCGAACAGTTTGCTGAAGGTTGGCAGGCGGTATTTGTGGCTTTACGCCCTGAAGTTATTGCGATCATGCAAAAGTTACGGGCCGAAGGGCACCGGGTAGTGGTGTTATCTAATACTAATCGCCTGCATTGCAATTACTGGCCACAGCACTACCCTGAAGTTGCCGCTGCTGCTGATCATCTGTATTTGTCCCAAGATTTGGGAATGCGCAAACCTGAAGCCAGAATTTATCAACATGTATTGAGCGCGGAAAATATCCCCGCGGAACAAGCTGTGTTTTTTGATGATGTTGAGGCGAATATTGTTGCGGCTAGAATCGAGGGCATTACCGGTATTCATGTCACTGACCGAAAGGTTATTCCTGCTTATTTTTCCTGA
- a CDS encoding virulence factor BrkB family protein, producing the protein MASFLRFRLSASLKPSITFGRMLYTRIDKDGLTMLAGHLAYVSLLSLVPLITVIFALFAAFPMFADISIKLKAFIFANFMPATGDIIQNYLEQFVANSNRMTVVGTCGLIVTALLLIYSVDSVLNIIWRSKVHRSLVFSFAVYWMVLTLGPILVGASMVISSYLLSLQWLANAQVDSMIDETLRLFPLLISWVSFWLLYSVVPTVRVPARDAVIGALIAALLFELGKKGFTMYITLFPSYQLIYGVLAVIPILFLWVYWSWCIVLLGAEITVTLGEYRAQRDKANIEESQSQEM; encoded by the coding sequence ATGGCGAGTTTTCTACGTTTTCGCTTATCTGCATCTTTAAAACCCAGTATTACGTTCGGGCGAATGCTTTACACCCGAATTGATAAAGACGGCTTAACAATGCTGGCTGGGCATTTGGCCTATGTATCATTGCTGTCTCTGGTGCCCTTGATAACTGTGATTTTTGCCCTGTTTGCGGCTTTTCCGATGTTTGCTGATATCAGCATAAAATTGAAAGCCTTCATATTCGCTAATTTTATGCCTGCCACTGGCGACATCATTCAAAATTATCTTGAGCAATTTGTGGCGAACTCAAATCGCATGACAGTCGTGGGCACTTGCGGCTTGATTGTGACCGCGCTACTGCTGATTTACTCTGTCGACAGTGTGCTCAACATTATCTGGCGCAGTAAAGTTCACCGGTCATTGGTATTTTCATTTGCTGTTTATTGGATGGTGCTGACGTTAGGGCCGATTCTCGTCGGGGCCAGTATGGTGATCAGCTCGTATCTGCTGTCATTGCAATGGCTGGCAAATGCCCAGGTAGACAGCATGATCGACGAAACACTGCGGTTATTTCCGTTACTGATTTCTTGGGTTTCGTTTTGGTTATTGTACAGTGTGGTGCCAACGGTTCGGGTACCGGCCCGAGATGCTGTTATTGGCGCGCTGATTGCCGCATTACTTTTCGAGTTAGGTAAGAAAGGGTTCACAATGTACATCACCCTGTTTCCGTCTTATCAGCTGATTTACGGGGTGCTGGCCGTTATCCCTATCTTATTCCTCTGGGTTTACTGGAGTTGGTGCATTGTGTTGCTGGGGGCGGAAATAACCGTCACCTTGGGGGAATATCGTGCTCAGCGAGATAAAGCGAATATTGAGGAAAGCCAGAGTCAGGAGATGTAA
- the dtd gene encoding D-aminoacyl-tRNA deacylase, whose amino-acid sequence MIALIQRALSANVVVDGKVVGEIGPGLLVLLGVEQDDTEQKAQRLCEKVLGYRVFGDENDKMNLNVQQTGGSVLVVSQFTLVADTQKGMRPSFSRGAVPTEAARLYEYFVAQCSERGVKTETGRFAADMKVSLVNDGPVTFWLQV is encoded by the coding sequence ATGATTGCGTTGATTCAACGGGCGCTCAGCGCCAATGTCGTGGTTGATGGTAAGGTTGTGGGTGAAATTGGCCCTGGTTTGTTGGTATTACTCGGTGTCGAGCAAGATGATACCGAGCAAAAAGCGCAGCGCTTATGTGAAAAGGTTCTGGGTTACCGGGTTTTTGGTGATGAGAACGACAAAATGAACCTGAATGTCCAGCAAACTGGGGGCAGTGTGCTGGTGGTTTCACAATTTACGTTAGTGGCTGATACGCAAAAAGGTATGAGACCGAGCTTTTCACGTGGTGCAGTTCCCACAGAAGCTGCGCGGCTTTATGAGTATTTTGTTGCCCAGTGTAGCGAGCGTGGTGTAAAAACTGAAACGGGAAGATTTGCAGCGGATATGAAAGTTAGCCTCGTCAACGATGGCCCAGTGACTTTCTGGTTGCAAGTATAG
- the fabY gene encoding fatty acid biosynthesis protein FabY encodes MYHLRVPTTEQELKDYYQFRWEMLRKPLHQPIGSEKDAYDAMAHHQMVVDEQGKPVAIGRLYINADNEAAIRFLAVDPTVRAKGLGTLVAMTLESVARQEGVKRVVCSAREDAVDFFAKLGFVSQGEITAPQTTPVRHFLMIKPVVTMDDILHRPDWCGQLQQAWYDHIPLSEKMGVRISQYTGQRFVTTMPEAGNQNPHHTLFAGSLFSLATLTGWGLIWLLLRERHLGGTIILADAHIRYSSPVTGRPRAVAELSSLSGDLDRLARGRRARVQLDVNLFGDEDAGAVFSGTYMVLPVETGSDGVN; translated from the coding sequence ATGTATCACTTGCGTGTGCCCACAACAGAACAAGAACTTAAAGATTATTATCAATTCCGTTGGGAAATGTTACGCAAGCCGCTGCATCAACCGATCGGCTCTGAAAAAGATGCTTATGACGCGATGGCCCATCACCAAATGGTGGTGGATGAACAGGGAAAGCCTGTCGCTATTGGCCGTTTATATATAAATGCTGATAATGAGGCCGCTATTCGATTTCTGGCTGTGGACCCCACGGTTCGTGCCAAGGGTTTAGGGACGTTAGTCGCAATGACGTTGGAGTCAGTGGCGCGCCAGGAAGGGGTCAAGCGGGTAGTGTGTAGTGCTCGTGAAGATGCGGTCGATTTCTTCGCTAAGTTAGGTTTTGTCAGCCAGGGGGAGATAACGGCTCCGCAGACTACACCTGTTCGCCACTTCTTAATGATTAAGCCGGTGGTGACCATGGATGATATCTTGCATCGCCCTGATTGGTGTGGCCAGTTACAGCAGGCTTGGTACGACCATATCCCACTCAGCGAAAAAATGGGTGTGCGCATCAGTCAATATACGGGCCAGCGGTTTGTGACCACAATGCCAGAGGCGGGTAATCAGAACCCTCATCATACTTTATTTGCTGGTAGTCTTTTCTCGTTAGCGACGTTAACGGGCTGGGGGTTGATTTGGTTATTACTGCGTGAACGTCATTTGGGCGGCACAATTATTCTTGCTGATGCTCATATTCGCTACAGTTCCCCGGTCACCGGGCGACCACGAGCGGTTGCAGAGCTAAGTTCACTCAGTGGGGATCTGGATAGGTTAGCTCGTGGCCGCCGTGCCAGAGTGCAGCTAGACGTGAATTTATTTGGTGATGAAGATGCTGGCGCTGTATTCTCAGGAACTTACATGGTTCTACCTGTCGAAACAGGGAGTGATGGGGTTAACTAA